The nucleotide sequence GAGTGTACTATAAGGTTATGCATTTACAAATTTAGTAAAACTGTAATTACTTTGTATGGTAGGAGATATTTAAGAAGACCGACACCGAGCGACATTCAAGCTTTATACGCAGCACATGAAGCTAGACACGGCTTCCAAGGGATGCTCGATAGCATTGATTGCACACATTGGGAGTGGCAAAATTGCCCTAATGCCTGGCAAGGTCAATATATGCGTGGTGATTATCCCCATCTTACCATAATGCTTGAGGCTACGACATCTGGTGACTTTTGGATTTGGCATGCATTCTTTGGCATTGCCGGATCCAGCAATGATATTAATGTATTAGATTTGTCGCCTATCTTCGACGATATAGTAAATAGAACCACGCCAGACTCTTCGTTTCATCTTAGAGGAACAACATATAAGCTTGGCTATTATCTTGCCGATGGTATATCCGGAATATGCGACAATGGTGAAAGCGTATAACACTCGAGTAGGTGAGAAACGCGCCATCTACACATTCGCTTAGATGTCAGCCAGAAAAGATGTCGAACGAGCGTTTGGTATTTGAAGAAACAATGGCATATCATAAAACATCCGGCACGAGCTTGGTCACCAACCAAAATTAGGAGGGTAATGTGCGTGTGTATAATTTTGCATGACATGATTTTAGAGAACGAGGAACAAATCATTTGTCGATACAGGAAACATGAAATGGACATGCCGATTAATGAAGTACAACGACGAGCAAAGCGGCGTGATATACGTAATCGAGAAGTGCATCACCAAATTAAGTCAGACTTGGTCGACCATATTTTCGAACGTTCAAATTAAGTCAGACCGGGACTAGCAAAAGAAAACATAATAAGAATGCTATGGTTGAAGGTTCTTCGGCTATCGGTAAAAAAGAAACAAGGAAATGGACTCATGAAGAACAAGTTGCTTTGGCAAAAGCGTGGATCATGGTATCGGATGATCCATTTATGATTATATTataagggtggagatacaatagaaagtttatttggctaggaaggataggaagtgatcttgaccatccattaagtta is from Helianthus annuus cultivar XRQ/B chromosome 9, HanXRQr2.0-SUNRISE, whole genome shotgun sequence and encodes:
- the LOC110876843 gene encoding uncharacterized protein LOC110876843, which translates into the protein MAYGTAPNVFDKYLKMFECTIRLCIYKFSKTVITLYGRRYLRRPTPSDIQALYAAHEARHGFQGMLDSIDCTHWEWQNCPNAWQGQYMRGDYPHLTIMLEATTSGDFWIWHAFFGIAGSSNDINVLDLSPIFDDIVNRTTPDSSFHLRGTTYKLGYYLADGISGICDNGESV